The following proteins come from a genomic window of Columba livia isolate bColLiv1 breed racing homer chromosome 27, bColLiv1.pat.W.v2, whole genome shotgun sequence:
- the TLE2 gene encoding transducin-like enhancer protein 2 isoform X9 — translation MFPQGRHPTPLQPGQPFKFSVLEICDRIKEEFQFLQAQYHSLKLECEKLVSEKTEMQRHYVMYYEMSYGLNIEMHKQAEIVKRLSAICTQMMPFLTQEHQQQVLQAVERAKQVTVGELNSIVGQQLQHLSHHASPLPLAPHPSMQPCLSAASGTAGLLALSGALMAQAQLAKEERAAQDGENRASALTASSSPPSASLPRTCPSAVPAAAPERTPSRSVSASPPESPQDEGRPGLKRKREEKELPGHYDSDEDKSDYNLVVDEDPPSEPGSPGRAPGRLAAPRREPPGSPGSVTSSRSATPLKPRDQSLTDPPASAPTSKPSSSSPPRDSLTPGPGPSAAAPLRQPPAKVPATDTIALRSPLSVSSPYTSSFGLVPHATLNGELPAPSVYMGIHLSPQVSSTVMYSRSPMVPFESHPHLRASTISSSLSTVPGGKPAYSFHVSADGQMQPVPFPPDALIGSGIPRHARQLHTLTHGEVVCAVTISSSTQHVYTGGKGCVKVWDVAQPGTKTAVAQLDCLNRDNYIRSCKLLPDGRSLIVGGEASTLSIWDLAAPTPRIKAELTSSAPACYALAISPDAKVCFSCCSDGNIVVWDLQNQTLVRQFQGHTDGASCIDISNYGTKLWTGGLDNTVRCWDLREGRQLQQHDFSSQIFSLGYCPTGEWLAVGMESSNVEILHVTKPDKYQLHLHESCVLSLKFASCGKWFVSTGKDNLLNAWRTPYGASIFQSKESSSVLSCDISINDKFIVTGSGDKKATVYEVVY, via the exons CCTGAAGCTGGAATGTGAGAAGCTGGTGAGCGAGAAGACGGAGATGCAGAGACATTATGTCATG TACTATGAGATGTCCTACGGGCTGAACATTGAAATGCACAAGCAG GCAGAGATCGTCAAGAGGCTGAGCGCCATCTGCACCCAGATGATGCCCTTTCTGACGCAGGAG caccagcagcaggtcctgcaggcgGTGGAACGGGCCAAGCAGGTCACTGTGGGGGAGCTGAACAGCATCGTCGGG cagcagcttcagcacCTCTCCCACCACGCATCCCCCCTCCCGCTGGCCCCCCACCCCAGCATGCAGCCCTGCCTGAGCGCGGCGAGCGGCACCGCGGGGCTCCTGGCGCTCTCGGGGGCTCTTATGGCTCAGGCCCAGCTGGCCAAGGAGGAGAGAGCGGCCCAGGATGGGGAGAACAGAG CCTCCGCATTAAcagcctcttcctctcctccctctgcctcGCTGCCCCGGACCTGCCCGTCCGCTGTGCCGGCTGCCGCTCCAGAGCGCACCCCGAGCCGG AGCGTTTCTGCCTCCCCTCCCGAGAGCCCGCAGGACGAGGGGCGGCCGGGGCTGAAGCGGAAACgggaggagaaggagctgcCCGGGCATTAC GATAGCGATGAGGACAAGAGCGACTACAACCTCGTGGTGGATGAG GACCCCCCCTCGGAGCCCGGCAGCCCCGGCCGCGCGCCCGGCCGGCTCGCTGCACCACGCCGAGAGCCGCCCGGCAGCCCGGGCTCCGTCACCTCCAGCCGCAGCGCGACGCCGCTCAAGCCGAGGGACCAGAGCCTG ACCGACCCTCCAGCCAGCGCTCCCACCTCCAAACCCTCTTCTTCCTCGCCACCCCGCGACTCCCTCACGCCCGGCCCCGGGCCCAGCGCAGCCGCCCCGCTCCGGCAGCCCCCGGCCAAGGTGCCCGCCACCGACACCATCG CTCTCCGCAGCCCGCTGAGCGTGTCCAGCCCCTACACGTCCTCCTTTGGGCTGGTGCCTCACGCCACCCTCAATGGGGAGCTCCCGGCTCCCAGTGTCTACATGGGCATCCACCTGTCGCCGCAGGTCAGCAGCACCGTGATGTACAGCCGGTCCCCAATG GTGCCTTTTGAGTCGCACCCTCACCTGAGGGCCTCCACCATCTCATCTTCACTCTCCACCGTCCCTGGTGGGAAACC CGCCTACTCCTTCCATGTCAGCGCCGACGGGCAGATGCAGCCAGTGCCGTTCCCACCCGACGCCCTCATCGGCTCCGGCATCCCCCGGCACGCTCGGCAGCTGCACACCCTGACCCACGGCGAGGTGGTCTGCGCCGTCACCATCAGCAGCTCCACGCAGCACGTCTACACCGGGGGCAAGGGCTGCGTGAAGGTGTGGGACGTGGCGCAGCCGGGCACCAAGACCGCCGTGGCTCAGCTGGACTGCCTG AACCGCGACAACTACATCCGCTCCTGCAAGCTGCTGCCCGACGGCCGGAGCCTGATCGTGGGGGGAGAGGCCAGCACCCTGTCCATCTGGGACCTGGCGGCCCCCACGCCCCGCATCAAGGCTGAGCTCACCTCCTCCGCCCCCGCCTGCTACGCCCTGGCCATCAGCCCCGACGCCAAAGtctgcttctcctgctgcagCGACGGCAACATCGTGGTGTGGGACCTGCAGAACCAGACCCTGGTCAG GCAGTTCCAAGGCCACACGGATGGCGCCAGCTGCATCGACATCTCCAACTACGGCACCAAGCTGTGGACGGGGGGGCTGGACAACACGGTGCGGTGCTGGGACCTGCGCGAGGggcggcagctgcagcagcacgaCTTCAGCTCCCAG ATCTTCTCCCTGGGGTACTGCCCCACGGGAGAGTGGCTGGCCGTGGGCATGGAGAGCAGCAACGTGGAGATCCTGCACGTCACCAAACCCGACAAGTACCAGCTGCACCTCCACGAGAGCTGCGTCCTCTCCCTCAAATTCGCCTCCTGCG ggaagtggtttgTGAGCACGGGGAAGGACAACCTGCTGAACGCCTGGCGCACGCCCTACGGCGCCAGCATCTTCCAG TCTAAAGAGTCCTCGTCAgtgctgagctgtgacatctccaTCAATGACAAATTCATCGTTACGGGCTCCGGCGACAAGAAGGCCACGGTGTACGAGGTGGTGTATTGA
- the TLE2 gene encoding transducin-like enhancer protein 2 isoform X8: MFPQGRHPTPLQPGQPFKFSVLEICDRIKEEFQFLQAQYHSLKLECEKLVSEKTEMQRHYVMYYEMSYGLNIEMHKQAEIVKRLSAICTQMMPFLTQEHQQQVLQAVERAKQVTVGELNSIVGQQQLQHLSHHASPLPLAPHPSMQPCLSAASGTAGLLALSGALMAQAQLAKEERAAQDGENRASALTASSSPPSASLPRTCPSAVPAAAPERTPSRSVSASPPESPQDEGRPGLKRKREEKELPGHYDSDEDKSDYNLVVDEDPPSEPGSPGRAPGRLAAPRREPPGSPGSVTSSRSATPLKPRDQSLTDPPASAPTSKPSSSSPPRDSLTPGPGPSAAAPLRQPPAKVPATDTIALRSPLSVSSPYTSSFGLVPHATLNGELPAPSVYMGIHLSPQVSSTVMYSRSPMVPFESHPHLRASTISSSLSTVPGGKPAYSFHVSADGQMQPVPFPPDALIGSGIPRHARQLHTLTHGEVVCAVTISSSTQHVYTGGKGCVKVWDVAQPGTKTAVAQLDCLNRDNYIRSCKLLPDGRSLIVGGEASTLSIWDLAAPTPRIKAELTSSAPACYALAISPDAKVCFSCCSDGNIVVWDLQNQTLVRQFQGHTDGASCIDISNYGTKLWTGGLDNTVRCWDLREGRQLQQHDFSSQIFSLGYCPTGEWLAVGMESSNVEILHVTKPDKYQLHLHESCVLSLKFASCGKWFVSTGKDNLLNAWRTPYGASIFQSKESSSVLSCDISINDKFIVTGSGDKKATVYEVVY, encoded by the exons CCTGAAGCTGGAATGTGAGAAGCTGGTGAGCGAGAAGACGGAGATGCAGAGACATTATGTCATG TACTATGAGATGTCCTACGGGCTGAACATTGAAATGCACAAGCAG GCAGAGATCGTCAAGAGGCTGAGCGCCATCTGCACCCAGATGATGCCCTTTCTGACGCAGGAG caccagcagcaggtcctgcaggcgGTGGAACGGGCCAAGCAGGTCACTGTGGGGGAGCTGAACAGCATCGTCGGG cagcagcagcttcagcacCTCTCCCACCACGCATCCCCCCTCCCGCTGGCCCCCCACCCCAGCATGCAGCCCTGCCTGAGCGCGGCGAGCGGCACCGCGGGGCTCCTGGCGCTCTCGGGGGCTCTTATGGCTCAGGCCCAGCTGGCCAAGGAGGAGAGAGCGGCCCAGGATGGGGAGAACAGAG CCTCCGCATTAAcagcctcttcctctcctccctctgcctcGCTGCCCCGGACCTGCCCGTCCGCTGTGCCGGCTGCCGCTCCAGAGCGCACCCCGAGCCGG AGCGTTTCTGCCTCCCCTCCCGAGAGCCCGCAGGACGAGGGGCGGCCGGGGCTGAAGCGGAAACgggaggagaaggagctgcCCGGGCATTAC GATAGCGATGAGGACAAGAGCGACTACAACCTCGTGGTGGATGAG GACCCCCCCTCGGAGCCCGGCAGCCCCGGCCGCGCGCCCGGCCGGCTCGCTGCACCACGCCGAGAGCCGCCCGGCAGCCCGGGCTCCGTCACCTCCAGCCGCAGCGCGACGCCGCTCAAGCCGAGGGACCAGAGCCTG ACCGACCCTCCAGCCAGCGCTCCCACCTCCAAACCCTCTTCTTCCTCGCCACCCCGCGACTCCCTCACGCCCGGCCCCGGGCCCAGCGCAGCCGCCCCGCTCCGGCAGCCCCCGGCCAAGGTGCCCGCCACCGACACCATCG CTCTCCGCAGCCCGCTGAGCGTGTCCAGCCCCTACACGTCCTCCTTTGGGCTGGTGCCTCACGCCACCCTCAATGGGGAGCTCCCGGCTCCCAGTGTCTACATGGGCATCCACCTGTCGCCGCAGGTCAGCAGCACCGTGATGTACAGCCGGTCCCCAATG GTGCCTTTTGAGTCGCACCCTCACCTGAGGGCCTCCACCATCTCATCTTCACTCTCCACCGTCCCTGGTGGGAAACC CGCCTACTCCTTCCATGTCAGCGCCGACGGGCAGATGCAGCCAGTGCCGTTCCCACCCGACGCCCTCATCGGCTCCGGCATCCCCCGGCACGCTCGGCAGCTGCACACCCTGACCCACGGCGAGGTGGTCTGCGCCGTCACCATCAGCAGCTCCACGCAGCACGTCTACACCGGGGGCAAGGGCTGCGTGAAGGTGTGGGACGTGGCGCAGCCGGGCACCAAGACCGCCGTGGCTCAGCTGGACTGCCTG AACCGCGACAACTACATCCGCTCCTGCAAGCTGCTGCCCGACGGCCGGAGCCTGATCGTGGGGGGAGAGGCCAGCACCCTGTCCATCTGGGACCTGGCGGCCCCCACGCCCCGCATCAAGGCTGAGCTCACCTCCTCCGCCCCCGCCTGCTACGCCCTGGCCATCAGCCCCGACGCCAAAGtctgcttctcctgctgcagCGACGGCAACATCGTGGTGTGGGACCTGCAGAACCAGACCCTGGTCAG GCAGTTCCAAGGCCACACGGATGGCGCCAGCTGCATCGACATCTCCAACTACGGCACCAAGCTGTGGACGGGGGGGCTGGACAACACGGTGCGGTGCTGGGACCTGCGCGAGGggcggcagctgcagcagcacgaCTTCAGCTCCCAG ATCTTCTCCCTGGGGTACTGCCCCACGGGAGAGTGGCTGGCCGTGGGCATGGAGAGCAGCAACGTGGAGATCCTGCACGTCACCAAACCCGACAAGTACCAGCTGCACCTCCACGAGAGCTGCGTCCTCTCCCTCAAATTCGCCTCCTGCG ggaagtggtttgTGAGCACGGGGAAGGACAACCTGCTGAACGCCTGGCGCACGCCCTACGGCGCCAGCATCTTCCAG TCTAAAGAGTCCTCGTCAgtgctgagctgtgacatctccaTCAATGACAAATTCATCGTTACGGGCTCCGGCGACAAGAAGGCCACGGTGTACGAGGTGGTGTATTGA
- the TLE2 gene encoding transducin-like enhancer protein 2 isoform X11, whose amino-acid sequence MFPQGRHPTPLQPGQPFKFSVLEICDRIKEEFQFLQAQYHSLKLECEKLVSEKTEMQRHYVMYYEMSYGLNIEMHKQAEIVKRLSAICTQMMPFLTQEHQQQVLQAVERAKQVTVGELNSIVGQQLQHLSHHASPLPLAPHPSMQPCLSAASGTAGLLALSGALMAQAQLAKEERAAQDGENRERTPSRSVSASPPESPQDEGRPGLKRKREEKELPGHYDSDEDKSDYNLVVDEDPPSEPGSPGRAPGRLAAPRREPPGSPGSVTSSRSATPLKPRDQSLTDPPASAPTSKPSSSSPPRDSLTPGPGPSAAAPLRQPPAKVPATDTIALRSPLSVSSPYTSSFGLVPHATLNGELPAPSVYMGIHLSPQVSSTVMYSRSPMVPFESHPHLRASTISSSLSTVPGGKPAYSFHVSADGQMQPVPFPPDALIGSGIPRHARQLHTLTHGEVVCAVTISSSTQHVYTGGKGCVKVWDVAQPGTKTAVAQLDCLNRDNYIRSCKLLPDGRSLIVGGEASTLSIWDLAAPTPRIKAELTSSAPACYALAISPDAKVCFSCCSDGNIVVWDLQNQTLVRQFQGHTDGASCIDISNYGTKLWTGGLDNTVRCWDLREGRQLQQHDFSSQIFSLGYCPTGEWLAVGMESSNVEILHVTKPDKYQLHLHESCVLSLKFASCGKWFVSTGKDNLLNAWRTPYGASIFQSKESSSVLSCDISINDKFIVTGSGDKKATVYEVVY is encoded by the exons CCTGAAGCTGGAATGTGAGAAGCTGGTGAGCGAGAAGACGGAGATGCAGAGACATTATGTCATG TACTATGAGATGTCCTACGGGCTGAACATTGAAATGCACAAGCAG GCAGAGATCGTCAAGAGGCTGAGCGCCATCTGCACCCAGATGATGCCCTTTCTGACGCAGGAG caccagcagcaggtcctgcaggcgGTGGAACGGGCCAAGCAGGTCACTGTGGGGGAGCTGAACAGCATCGTCGGG cagcagcttcagcacCTCTCCCACCACGCATCCCCCCTCCCGCTGGCCCCCCACCCCAGCATGCAGCCCTGCCTGAGCGCGGCGAGCGGCACCGCGGGGCTCCTGGCGCTCTCGGGGGCTCTTATGGCTCAGGCCCAGCTGGCCAAGGAGGAGAGAGCGGCCCAGGATGGGGAGAACAGAG AGCGCACCCCGAGCCGG AGCGTTTCTGCCTCCCCTCCCGAGAGCCCGCAGGACGAGGGGCGGCCGGGGCTGAAGCGGAAACgggaggagaaggagctgcCCGGGCATTAC GATAGCGATGAGGACAAGAGCGACTACAACCTCGTGGTGGATGAG GACCCCCCCTCGGAGCCCGGCAGCCCCGGCCGCGCGCCCGGCCGGCTCGCTGCACCACGCCGAGAGCCGCCCGGCAGCCCGGGCTCCGTCACCTCCAGCCGCAGCGCGACGCCGCTCAAGCCGAGGGACCAGAGCCTG ACCGACCCTCCAGCCAGCGCTCCCACCTCCAAACCCTCTTCTTCCTCGCCACCCCGCGACTCCCTCACGCCCGGCCCCGGGCCCAGCGCAGCCGCCCCGCTCCGGCAGCCCCCGGCCAAGGTGCCCGCCACCGACACCATCG CTCTCCGCAGCCCGCTGAGCGTGTCCAGCCCCTACACGTCCTCCTTTGGGCTGGTGCCTCACGCCACCCTCAATGGGGAGCTCCCGGCTCCCAGTGTCTACATGGGCATCCACCTGTCGCCGCAGGTCAGCAGCACCGTGATGTACAGCCGGTCCCCAATG GTGCCTTTTGAGTCGCACCCTCACCTGAGGGCCTCCACCATCTCATCTTCACTCTCCACCGTCCCTGGTGGGAAACC CGCCTACTCCTTCCATGTCAGCGCCGACGGGCAGATGCAGCCAGTGCCGTTCCCACCCGACGCCCTCATCGGCTCCGGCATCCCCCGGCACGCTCGGCAGCTGCACACCCTGACCCACGGCGAGGTGGTCTGCGCCGTCACCATCAGCAGCTCCACGCAGCACGTCTACACCGGGGGCAAGGGCTGCGTGAAGGTGTGGGACGTGGCGCAGCCGGGCACCAAGACCGCCGTGGCTCAGCTGGACTGCCTG AACCGCGACAACTACATCCGCTCCTGCAAGCTGCTGCCCGACGGCCGGAGCCTGATCGTGGGGGGAGAGGCCAGCACCCTGTCCATCTGGGACCTGGCGGCCCCCACGCCCCGCATCAAGGCTGAGCTCACCTCCTCCGCCCCCGCCTGCTACGCCCTGGCCATCAGCCCCGACGCCAAAGtctgcttctcctgctgcagCGACGGCAACATCGTGGTGTGGGACCTGCAGAACCAGACCCTGGTCAG GCAGTTCCAAGGCCACACGGATGGCGCCAGCTGCATCGACATCTCCAACTACGGCACCAAGCTGTGGACGGGGGGGCTGGACAACACGGTGCGGTGCTGGGACCTGCGCGAGGggcggcagctgcagcagcacgaCTTCAGCTCCCAG ATCTTCTCCCTGGGGTACTGCCCCACGGGAGAGTGGCTGGCCGTGGGCATGGAGAGCAGCAACGTGGAGATCCTGCACGTCACCAAACCCGACAAGTACCAGCTGCACCTCCACGAGAGCTGCGTCCTCTCCCTCAAATTCGCCTCCTGCG ggaagtggtttgTGAGCACGGGGAAGGACAACCTGCTGAACGCCTGGCGCACGCCCTACGGCGCCAGCATCTTCCAG TCTAAAGAGTCCTCGTCAgtgctgagctgtgacatctccaTCAATGACAAATTCATCGTTACGGGCTCCGGCGACAAGAAGGCCACGGTGTACGAGGTGGTGTATTGA
- the TLE2 gene encoding transducin-like enhancer protein 2 isoform X10 yields the protein MFPQGRHPTPLQPGQPFKFSVLEICDRIKEEFQFLQAQYHSLKLECEKLVSEKTEMQRHYVMYYEMSYGLNIEMHKQAEIVKRLSAICTQMMPFLTQEHQQQVLQAVERAKQVTVGELNSIVGQQQLQHLSHHASPLPLAPHPSMQPCLSAASGTAGLLALSGALMAQAQLAKEERAAQDGENRERTPSRSVSASPPESPQDEGRPGLKRKREEKELPGHYDSDEDKSDYNLVVDEDPPSEPGSPGRAPGRLAAPRREPPGSPGSVTSSRSATPLKPRDQSLTDPPASAPTSKPSSSSPPRDSLTPGPGPSAAAPLRQPPAKVPATDTIALRSPLSVSSPYTSSFGLVPHATLNGELPAPSVYMGIHLSPQVSSTVMYSRSPMVPFESHPHLRASTISSSLSTVPGGKPAYSFHVSADGQMQPVPFPPDALIGSGIPRHARQLHTLTHGEVVCAVTISSSTQHVYTGGKGCVKVWDVAQPGTKTAVAQLDCLNRDNYIRSCKLLPDGRSLIVGGEASTLSIWDLAAPTPRIKAELTSSAPACYALAISPDAKVCFSCCSDGNIVVWDLQNQTLVRQFQGHTDGASCIDISNYGTKLWTGGLDNTVRCWDLREGRQLQQHDFSSQIFSLGYCPTGEWLAVGMESSNVEILHVTKPDKYQLHLHESCVLSLKFASCGKWFVSTGKDNLLNAWRTPYGASIFQSKESSSVLSCDISINDKFIVTGSGDKKATVYEVVY from the exons CCTGAAGCTGGAATGTGAGAAGCTGGTGAGCGAGAAGACGGAGATGCAGAGACATTATGTCATG TACTATGAGATGTCCTACGGGCTGAACATTGAAATGCACAAGCAG GCAGAGATCGTCAAGAGGCTGAGCGCCATCTGCACCCAGATGATGCCCTTTCTGACGCAGGAG caccagcagcaggtcctgcaggcgGTGGAACGGGCCAAGCAGGTCACTGTGGGGGAGCTGAACAGCATCGTCGGG cagcagcagcttcagcacCTCTCCCACCACGCATCCCCCCTCCCGCTGGCCCCCCACCCCAGCATGCAGCCCTGCCTGAGCGCGGCGAGCGGCACCGCGGGGCTCCTGGCGCTCTCGGGGGCTCTTATGGCTCAGGCCCAGCTGGCCAAGGAGGAGAGAGCGGCCCAGGATGGGGAGAACAGAG AGCGCACCCCGAGCCGG AGCGTTTCTGCCTCCCCTCCCGAGAGCCCGCAGGACGAGGGGCGGCCGGGGCTGAAGCGGAAACgggaggagaaggagctgcCCGGGCATTAC GATAGCGATGAGGACAAGAGCGACTACAACCTCGTGGTGGATGAG GACCCCCCCTCGGAGCCCGGCAGCCCCGGCCGCGCGCCCGGCCGGCTCGCTGCACCACGCCGAGAGCCGCCCGGCAGCCCGGGCTCCGTCACCTCCAGCCGCAGCGCGACGCCGCTCAAGCCGAGGGACCAGAGCCTG ACCGACCCTCCAGCCAGCGCTCCCACCTCCAAACCCTCTTCTTCCTCGCCACCCCGCGACTCCCTCACGCCCGGCCCCGGGCCCAGCGCAGCCGCCCCGCTCCGGCAGCCCCCGGCCAAGGTGCCCGCCACCGACACCATCG CTCTCCGCAGCCCGCTGAGCGTGTCCAGCCCCTACACGTCCTCCTTTGGGCTGGTGCCTCACGCCACCCTCAATGGGGAGCTCCCGGCTCCCAGTGTCTACATGGGCATCCACCTGTCGCCGCAGGTCAGCAGCACCGTGATGTACAGCCGGTCCCCAATG GTGCCTTTTGAGTCGCACCCTCACCTGAGGGCCTCCACCATCTCATCTTCACTCTCCACCGTCCCTGGTGGGAAACC CGCCTACTCCTTCCATGTCAGCGCCGACGGGCAGATGCAGCCAGTGCCGTTCCCACCCGACGCCCTCATCGGCTCCGGCATCCCCCGGCACGCTCGGCAGCTGCACACCCTGACCCACGGCGAGGTGGTCTGCGCCGTCACCATCAGCAGCTCCACGCAGCACGTCTACACCGGGGGCAAGGGCTGCGTGAAGGTGTGGGACGTGGCGCAGCCGGGCACCAAGACCGCCGTGGCTCAGCTGGACTGCCTG AACCGCGACAACTACATCCGCTCCTGCAAGCTGCTGCCCGACGGCCGGAGCCTGATCGTGGGGGGAGAGGCCAGCACCCTGTCCATCTGGGACCTGGCGGCCCCCACGCCCCGCATCAAGGCTGAGCTCACCTCCTCCGCCCCCGCCTGCTACGCCCTGGCCATCAGCCCCGACGCCAAAGtctgcttctcctgctgcagCGACGGCAACATCGTGGTGTGGGACCTGCAGAACCAGACCCTGGTCAG GCAGTTCCAAGGCCACACGGATGGCGCCAGCTGCATCGACATCTCCAACTACGGCACCAAGCTGTGGACGGGGGGGCTGGACAACACGGTGCGGTGCTGGGACCTGCGCGAGGggcggcagctgcagcagcacgaCTTCAGCTCCCAG ATCTTCTCCCTGGGGTACTGCCCCACGGGAGAGTGGCTGGCCGTGGGCATGGAGAGCAGCAACGTGGAGATCCTGCACGTCACCAAACCCGACAAGTACCAGCTGCACCTCCACGAGAGCTGCGTCCTCTCCCTCAAATTCGCCTCCTGCG ggaagtggtttgTGAGCACGGGGAAGGACAACCTGCTGAACGCCTGGCGCACGCCCTACGGCGCCAGCATCTTCCAG TCTAAAGAGTCCTCGTCAgtgctgagctgtgacatctccaTCAATGACAAATTCATCGTTACGGGCTCCGGCGACAAGAAGGCCACGGTGTACGAGGTGGTGTATTGA
- the GNA11 gene encoding guanine nucleotide-binding protein subunit alpha-11, which translates to MTLESMMACCLSDEVKESKRINAEIEKQLRRDKRDARRELKLLLLGTGESGKSTFIKQMRIIHGSGYSEEDKKGFTKLVYQNIFTAMQSMIRAMETLKILYKYEQNKANAVLIREVDVEKVMTFEQPYVSAIKTLWNDPGIQECYDRRREYQLSDSAKYYLSDVDRIATPGYLPTQQDVLRVRVPTTGIIEYPFDLENIIFRMVDVGGQRSERRKWIHCFENVTSIMFLVALSEYDQVLVESDNENRMEESKALFRTIITYPWFQNSSVILFLNKKDLLEDKILYSHLVDYFPEFDGPQRDAQAAREFILKMFVDLNPDSDKIIYSHFTCATDTENIRFVFAAVKDTILQLNLKEYNLV; encoded by the exons ATGACTCTGGAGTCCATGATGGCCTGTTGCCTGAGCGACGAGGTGAAGGAGTCGAAGCGCATCAACGCCGAGATCGAGAAGCAGCTGCGGAGGGACAAGCGCGACGCCCGCCGGgagctgaagctgctgctgctgg GCACCGGGGAGAGCGGAAAAAGCACGTTCATTAAGCAAATGCGTATCATTCATGGCTCAGGCTACTCTGAAGAGGACAAAAAAGGCTTCACCAAGCTGGTGTACCAAAACATCTTCACTGCCATGCAGTCTATGATCAGGGCCATGGAAACCCTGAAGATTCTGTACAAATACGAACAGAACAAG GCCAATGCAGTGCTGATCCGGGAAGTGGACGTAGAAAAGGTCATGACATTTGAGCAGCCATATGTAAGTGCAATTAAAACATTATGGAACGACCCTGGGATACAAGAGTGTTACGACAGAAGAAGAGAATATCAGCTTTCCGACTCAGCTAAATA CTATCTTAGCGACGTGGATCGTATCGCTACCCCAGGATATCTACCAACTCAGCAAGATGTGCTACGGGTTAGAGTTCCTACAACTGGTATCATAGAGTACCCCTTTGACCTAGAGAATATTATCTTCAG AATGGTTGACGTTGGAGGTCAAAGATCAGAACGAAGGAAGTGGATCcattgctttgaaaatgtgaCTTCCATCATGTTTTTAGTAGCACTTAGTGAATATGACCAAGTTCTGGTGGAATCTGATAATGAG aaCCGTATGGAAGAGAGTAAAGCTCTCTTTCGAACCATTATCACTTATCCGTGGTTCCAGAACTCTTCTGTTATTCTCTTTCTCAACAAGAAGGATCTGTTGGAAGACAAGATCCTGTATTCCCACCTTGTTGACTATTTCCCGGAGTTTGATG GCCCGCAGAGGGATGCGCAGGCAGCCCGCGAGTTCATTCTCAAGATGTTTGTGGATTTAAATCCAGACAGCGATAAAATCATCTATTCCCACTTCACGTGTGCCACAGAC